A stretch of Colletotrichum lupini chromosome 2, complete sequence DNA encodes these proteins:
- a CDS encoding fungal specific transcription factor translates to MSHLNLNLVPVDAEINLNFPVIVVDAARFDVIVNVPVEPAPTTSIERNSPSWQKVQQQITALKTQALSPNVEGGSAPCFCTDADLQLQASVHGPTFLKEYEQFWRDPNDTSTMWIGLLFSMICLAVIASDPSTDVSEDGHQQLQIELYREKLVQCLLMGEYTQGGDYALETFMNYVYVEFRIHDDAQRDVWFLLGLEVNLAKRMGYHRDPKHFPEITPLKAEMRRRVWATVLLGDILISGQMGMPRMVRDGEFDTAEPRNLNDEDLHGEMTSLPPPRPETEHTTALGIIARRRLLIALGTISDLAASLSPSSYADIMRLDGILEQAYNNIPLPLRMKSMASSVTDSPQVIMARLFLRHMFCEGKIMLHRRFLFAKSTIEHDDTCSYSRTACLDAALGMLQIQQTLDEETCPGGQLFMMHWRVGSIMNHHFLTATMILCSLVYQRQTLGRENEILTALRTARSIWMRKAEDSVEAKKASQAVSIVLARAGGPRFDATLVADRPIQLLSEPIANSKDAFLEGLVGDQVMLDEQIFLTEAFMSDERDNGMDCFSPFNRLPDELPTGTLCSKQSGGPASHGDSTISEWVIMGDQGQHQ, encoded by the exons ATGTCTCATCTCAACCTCAACCTAGTGCCAGTCGACGCCGAGATAAACCTCAACTTTCCTGTAATAGTTGTCGACGCCGCAA GATTCGATGTGATCGTCAACGTCCCTGTAGAACCTGCTCCT ACCACTTCGATCGAGAGGAACAGTCCAAGCTGGCAGAAAGTCCAACAGCAGATTACTGCTTTGAAGACCCAAGCTCTTTCACCCAACGTCGAAGGTGGCAGCGCCCCTTGCTTTTGTACGGATGCCGACCTGCAGCTTCAAG CGTCCGTCCATGGCCCAACGTTTCTCAAAGAG TACGAACAATTCTGGCGCGATCCCAACGACACTTCGACAATGTGGATCGGTCTTCTTTTCAGCATGATTTGCCTAGCTGTCATCGCATCAGACCCTTCCACTGACGTATCTGAAGATGGCCACCAACAGCTGCAAATAGAACTGTACCGAGAGAAACTGGTACAATGTCTGCTGATGGGAGAGTATACTCAAGGTGGCGACTATGCGCTAGAGACTTTCATGAATTACGTCTACGTTGAATTCAGGATACATGACGACGCGCAGAGGGATGTTTGGTTCTTGCTTGGCCTCGAAGTCAACCTAGCCAAACGAATGGGGTACCACAGAGATCCCAAACACTTCCCGGAAATCACCCCGCTCAAGGCAGAGATGAGGCGACGAGTATGGGCAACCGTACTACTGGGAGACATCTTGATCTCAGGTCAGATGGGAATGCCCCGCATGGTACGAGATGGCGAGTTCGACACAGCCGAGCCACGAAATTTAAACGATGAAGACCTGCACGGAGAAATGACAAGTCTACCACCGCCAAGGCCAGAGACAGAGCATACAACAGCCCTGGGGATCATTGCTCGACGGAGACTTCTGATCGCTCTAGGGACCATCTCCGACCTTGCAGCATCCCTCAGCCCAAGTAGTTACGCGGACATAATGCGACTTGACGGGATTCTTGAGCAGGCATACAACAACATCCCTCTACCACTCCGCATGAAGTCTATGGCCTCCAGCGTCACCGACTCCCCCCAAGTAATCATGGCCCGCCTTTTCCTTCGCCACATGTTTTGCGAGGGAAAAATCATGTTGCATCGTCGGTTCCTCTTCGCAAAATCGACTATAGAGCATGATGACACGTGCTCATACTCAAGGACAGCTTGTCTTGATGCAGCTCTCGGAATGCTACAGATCCAACAAACTCTAGACGAAGAAACGTGCCCCGGCGGCCAGCTCTTCATGATGCACTGGAGGGTAGGATCTATCATGAACCACCACTTCTTGACAGCCACCATGATCCTCTGTTCGCTGGTTTATCAAAGGCAAACTTTGGGCCGAGAGAACGAGATATTGACTGCGTTGAGAACTGCTCGCAGCATCTGGATGAGAAAGGCCGAAGACTCAGTTGAAGCGAAGAAGGCATCACAAGCAGTTAGCATCGTCCTTGCGCGAGCTGGAGGTCCGAGGTTCGATGCTACCCTTGTAGCTGACCGGCCTATCCAACTGCTTTCAGAGCCTATCGCAAATTCGAAAGATGCTTTCCTGGAAGGTCTTGTTGGAGATCAAGTCATGCTTGATGAGCAAATATTTTTGACCGAGG